The following is a genomic window from Paenibacillus thiaminolyticus.
GAATTGCCCCCGATTGCTGAATGGGGCAATCCGCCGCAAGCGATCGGTCGCCCCGACCGAGATCGTCTGGGAATAGCGGGCCGGGTAATCGACAGACTTCCGCTTCGCGTCGTTCCCGGATGAAGCGACGACGGTGACCCCGGATTGATAGGCCTGGGTCACCGCTTGCAGCAGCGACTTGCTGCGGGATTTCATGCCGAAGCTCATATTGATGATGTGCATCCCGTTGCGGACGCACCATTCAATGCCATTGATAATATCAGACACATAAGCAGCTCCGTTCTCATCAAATGATTTCACGGGATGGATCAGGGCGCGGGGAGCCACGCCGATAATGCCGTACATTTGATTGGCCGCAGCTATCGTGCCCGCAATATGGGTGCCATGACCGTTATCATCATAAGGCGGCATGCCGCGGTGAACGAAGTTGACTCCGCGCATCAGTGACTGGCGGAGATCGGGATGGCGGTAATCGGCGCCGGTGTCGATCACGCCGATATGCACGCGGTGGCCGGTGGTCGTTCCCCATGCCTGCGGAGCCTTGATCTGCCGTACGCCCCACGGAATGCCCCGCTCCCAGGTGACCGGCCTGTGGGAAGCGGCTTGAATCGCGATCAACGCGTCGTCCTCTATCGTGAACTCGTTCGGATACCGTGACAGCAGCTGTGCAGCCGATTCAGGAACCGGACAGCTCCAGGCGCGGATGAGCGGAAGTTCGCGGATATGCTGGAGCTCGGGCCGATTCCGGCGAAGCCTGCGGAGCGCCTTACTGAATACAGCGAACCGCTCCGGCCGGTGGAAGCGAATCAACTGCTTCGCCGCAGGCCGTCCGCTGAAGGACATCTCTTGAAGCAACATGTGCAATAAGGCCGTCATATCCAATGTCGAGTCCCTCCCGACAATTCCTTGTGGGGTATCGTATGCCAAGGGGAAGATGGTGGACTGGGGTAGCTGCCTTTTTTGCGAAAGTTAGGCCTTCTTCCGTGTCAAAAGGCGGCTGCGGACATAGGATGAAGAAGAGCCGGCGAGGGGCTTTGCACACGGTAGACGAGGTGTAAACCTGTCTGTGGTGCGGATACAGTCGAACGCGAAGGGATGCCCTTCGCGTTTCTTTTTTTCCATCTAGGGCAGGGGAAGCGGACAGACATGTGGCATTTTTTTGTCCGCGTCGGATAAACTTGCTTTTTCATGGAAAATCGGTTTTACTTAGGTGTGAAACTGGATATGATCGTAATTATCCGTTTGAACCTTTGAGAGAGGATGTGTCCTTATGAGCACCCCGTTGGAATTGAAGTTAGATCCCGACAAAGTGCAAGAAATGCCGATGGTGGATATTGCTTTCCTCGTACTGAAAGCAGCCAACACGCCTTTCTACTACCGTGATCTGATGAATGAAGTTGCGAAGCTTCGCAGACTCAGCGAAGAGCAAATTAATGATGTCATTGCACAGTTATATACGGAAATCAACATTGATGGCCGCTTTGCGTGCGTAGGGAACAATCTCTGGGGCTTGAAGCGCTGGTATCCTGTCGATCGCTCGGAAGAGTCGATGGGCACGAAGCGTCCTCGCATCATTAATGATGACGACGATGATCTGGAAGATGATGATATCTTCGTCGAAGAGGACGACAGCTACAACAATGAGGAAGACTTCGACTTCGTGGATGAAGACAGCGAAGATGATGAAGAAATGTATGTGGATGAAGAAGAAGAGGCCGAAGTAGAAGAGGAAGTCATGATCGATGAGGAAGAGATCGATGAAGACAACCCTGACGAGGAAGAAGAGCCGGATATGGACGAGGATAAAGATCAGTAATCGGAATCCGCTCCTTCGGCTGTGATGGACCGTTTGCTTATGATTCCCGAGCGATCTCCCTGGAGGCGCTTCGGCGGGAAGATAAGCAAACGGGTTTTTAATAGAACCGCTCCTCTTCACGCGGCTCGTCATGCTTCTTGTCCCGCTTGCCGGAGCTGGCCGCTGCCGCCTGGAAGCGGCGGAAATCCCCTCCTACCGATGGGTGTAACTGGATCAGGACGGCGCCCCGATCAATTAGCTGGAAAATCCGTAAACGTTCCCTTGACACGGCATGTCCTACAGAGTAAACTAGCATATGGGCTTTTGATTTGTTTGTAATTGAATAGGTTGATTGACGCTAAAAGATGAAAGTGCCCCGTGACACTACGGGAGTCACTTTTTTATTTTTTTATTGACATTTTTTCATCAATTTTTCTCGTGCAAATGGGTTACGATAACATCAGGCAGCATGTGATTGCTTCGAACCCTGACTCAAGAGTCAAAGCCTCCCGAGAACATGTCTTGTATGCATTTGATCATAGGAGGGTTTCACCAGTGGCAAAGTATATTTTTGTGACGGGCGGCGTTGTATCTTCTCTAGGCAAAGGGATTACCGCAGCGTCCCTGGGAAGATTGCTGAAGAATCGGGGGCTGAAGGTTACGATCCAAAAGTTCGACCCCTATATTAACGTAGATCCGGGTACAATGAGCCCGTATCAGCATGGCGAAGTGTTCGTTACCGATGACGGAGCAGAGACCGATCTCGATCTCGGACATTACGAGCGCTTCATCGACATCAACCTGTCGAAGAACAGCAATGTTACAACCGGCAAGGTTTATTCTTCGGTCATCTCCAAAGAGCGCCGCGGTGAATACCTGGGCGGCACCGTTCAAGTGATTCCGCATATTACGAATGAGATCAAGGAGCGCGTCTTCCGCGCCGGCAAGGAAGCCGGTTCCGACGTCGTTATTACCGAGATCGGCGGCACCGTCGGCGACATCGAGAGCCTTCCGTTCCTGGAAGCCATCCGCCAGATTAAGAGCGATGTGGGCCGCGACAACGTCATGTACATCCATGTCACTTTGATTCCATACATCAAGGCTGCCGGCGAAGTGAAGACGAAGCCGACACAGCACAGCGTGAAGGAGCTGCGGAGCATCGGGATTCAGCCGAACATGCTCGTATGCCGGACGGAGCACGCTTTGTCCGAGGACTTGAAGCGCAAGATCTCGCTCTTCTGCGATATCGATGCCAATGCCGTCGTGGAATGCCGAGATGCGTCCACTTTGTATGAAGTGCCGCTGATGCTTCGCGATCAAGGCATGGATGACATTGTCGTCAATCATTTGAAGCTGGAGACGCAGCAGCCGGATATGACCGAGTGGATCAAGCTCGTCGATCGCGTGAAGCAGCTCCAGGGACAAGTCGAGATTGCGATCGTAGGCAAATATGTCGCCCTGCACGATGCGTATCTGTCTGTCGTCGAAGCATTGGCGCACGCAGGGTTCGATGCGAATACGGAAGTGAACATTCGCTGGGTCAATGCGGAGGAGATTACGGACGACAATGCGCGGGAGCGTCTCGAAGGTGTCCACGGCATTCTGGTGCCGGGCGGCTTCGGGGACCGGGGCATTGAAGGCAAAGTATCCGCGATCCGCTATGCGCGCGAGCAGAAAATTCCGTTCTTCGGTATTTGCCTCGGCATGCAGGTGGCGGTTATCGAATATGCCCGTTCCGTGCTGGGCATGACGGGCGCGAACAGCTCGGAGATCAATCCGTCGACCGATTACCCGGTCATCGACCTGCTTCCGGAACAGAAAGACATCGAGGATCTGGGCGGAACGATGCGTCTGGGACTGTATCCGTGCAAGCTTCAGGAAGATTCGCTTGCGATGGCAAGCTATCAGGACGAGTTGGTGTATGAACGCCATCGTCACCGTTATGAATTCAACAATGAATACCGCGAAGCGATGGAGCACGCCGGGCTGAAGTTCAGCGGCACGTCTCCGGACGGGCGGCTGGTCGAGATCGTGGAGCTGGCCGATCATCCATGGTTCCTGGCGGTGCAATTCCATCCGGAATTCACATCCCGTCCGAATCGCCCGCAGCCGCTGTTCCGGGAGTTTGTCCGGGCGGCCGTGGCACACCGCGGATAATGATCCAGGCGGAAATTCCCATTATGGGAATTTCCGCCTATTTTTTGCACTTCGTAAGGGGAAGTTCATGTTTTTCCGTATTTCAAGCAGGATTTTAATATATCAAGGCGAATAAGTACCATTATTCTTGCTTTGGAAAAAAAAGCATGTTCATACGAGGCGACGCCTGTCTTAGCGGATGCACTCGCTCGTGTTACACGATGGGAGGGGTACCAGTTGGATAAGAAGAAAGTATTGATAGTCGATGATCAAAACGGTATTCGAGTTCTTCTGATGGAAGTATTCAGCAGTGAAGGGTACTCGACTTACCAGGCTTCCAACGGGAAGATTGCATTGAACATCGTGCGTGAGGAATCTCCGGATATTGTCTTGCTGGACATGAAGATTCCAGGCATGGACGGCTTGGAAATCTTGAAGCAGATTAAGAAAATGGAGCCGCAGATGAAAGTGATTATGATGACAGCTTACGGAGAGCTAGATATGATCAAGGAAGCGACCGATCTCGGCGCGATCATGCATTTTACGAAGCCGTTCGACATTGATGAGATGAGAGTGGCGGTGAACATGACGCTTCAACAGGACCATTCGGCGGCGAACCCGGCGAATATGACGACATGACTCGATAGACAAGGCCATGACATAGGTTTGAACGATGCTGGGCGCTGACACCCGGCTTCTTTGTTTTCCGGGCACGAATGAATGACGAGGCGTGGAAATGGCGGTCTGATGGCAGTCTTAAAGAGGCAGGGTTTGTCAAGAGGTTGTTTACTTTTTTACGGGCAAATGTGATATAATAACACCGTACTGGATGTCGGCTAACTACAAGAAATACAGACAAAGACAACTTCTTAGGAGGATGGAGACCATGCCATTAGTTTCGATGAACGAATTCCTGCCAAAAGCAAAAGCGGGCAAATTTGCGGTGGGCCAATTCAACATTAACAACCTAGAGTTTACACAAGCGATTACGGAAGCAGCTATGGAAGAGAATGCGCCAATTATTTTCGGTGTATCCGAAGGGGCATTGCGTTATATGGGAATGGAATATACAGTTGCCATGGCGCAAGCGGCTGCGAAGAAATCCGGCTTGCCAATCGCTTTGCATCTTGACCACGGCAGCACATTTGAAGTCGCTATGGCTTGTATCCGTGCAGGATTCTCTTCCGTCATGTTCGACGGATCCCATCATGCATACGAAGACAACATTCGCTTGACTAAGGAAGTCGTTAAAGCGGCTCATGCGATGGGCGTATCCGTCGAGGGCGAATTGGGAACTATCGGCGGGGTCGAAGACGACCTGGAAGTGGATGAAGCATCCGCACAGCTGGCTAAGCCGGATGAAGCAATCCGTTTCTATGAAGAAACAGGCGTTGACGCGCTTGCGATTGCGGTAGGTACTGCTCACGGCATGTACAAAGGCGAGCCAAAACTTCATTACGATATCATTGAAGCGGTAGCTTCCAAAATTCCTGTACCGGTTGTACTTCATGGCGGTTCCGGGGTGCCTGACGAATCCATCCGCAAAGCAATCGCGGCAGGTGCCGGCAAAATCAACGTGAACACCGAGAACCAAGTCGCTTGTACGGCGGCGATCCGCGAAGCATTGGCGAAGGATGCCGATGTTATCGACCCTCGTAAATATTTGACTCCAGCTCGTAAAGCGATGGTGGAAGTCGTTCGGGGCAAAATTCGCTTGTTCGGCAGCAACAACCAAGCGTAACAAGCGCAATTCCATAGTTAATACTTACGTTTACGAATGCGGGAATAGCACCGGTTCGCCGGTGTTCTTCCCTTTTTGCATTATGGGGAGCCGATATAAGCCGGATGTCGCCGGCTATCGGGGTTGTCAGCAACGCATGGGAGGAACTGGCTTGTCATGGAGAAGTTAATGATTAGCGGCGGTCGGCCGCTTCGGGGAGCCGTGCAAATCAGCGGTGCCAAAAATAGCGCGGTAGCGCTTATTCCTGCAGCAATCCTTGCGGAGACGGAAGTCGTACTGGATAATTTGCCCGAACTGAGCGATGTCGCCACTTATATGGAGATCTTGACGGAGCTTGGCGGACAGGTTAGCTGGGAAGGTTCCTGTCTGCGCATCGATCCGTCGCAGATGATCTCGGTACCGATGCACAATGGACCCGTTAAAAAACTGCGGGCCTCCTACTATATGATGGGCGCGCTTCTGGGCCGGTTCGGCGAAGCGACCATCGGCATGCCGGGGGGCTGCAATTTCGAGCCTCGCCCGATCGATCAGCATATCAAAGGCTTTGAAGCTTTGGGCGCGACAGTGACGAACGATCACGGCTCCGTCCATATTTACGCGCGGGAACTTCGCGGCGCCAAAATCTATTTGGATGTCGTCAGTGTAGGGGCGACCATTAACATTATGCTTGCTGCCTCACGCGCCAAGGGCACTACGATTATTGAAAATGCGGCCAAAGAGCCTGAAATTATAGATGTTGCCACACTGCTTAATGCGATGGGCGCCCGCATCAAGGGAGCGGGCACGGAGACGATCCGCATTGAAGGCGTGGACAGCCTGCGCGGCTGTACGCACTCGATTATTCCGGACCGCATTCAGGCGGGAACGTATATGATTGCGGCTGCGGCCACCTGCGGCGATATTCTGATCGATAATGTTATTCCTAAACATCTGGAAGCCCTTACGGCGAAGCTGGAAGAAATGGGCGTGCGCGTTATCGAGGGCGATGAGTCGCTTCGCGTTATTGGCCAGCCCGAATACAACAGCATCGATGTGAAGGCGCTTGTCTATCCCGGATTCCCGACGGATCTCCAGTCCCCGATGACCAGCTTGCTGACGCAAGCCAAAGGGGTGAGCATGCTGACGGATCTCGTATACAGCAGCCGCTTCAAGCATGTCCCGGAGCTGGCCCGCATGGGAGCCAAAATACGGGTTGAAGGGCGAACCGCCGTGATCGAAGGCACGAAGCTGAATGCCGCGAAGGTGAGAGCTTCCGATCTGCGTGCCGGCGCCGCGCTCGTCATTGCCGGCTTAACGGTAGATACCGATGTCACGGAGATTTCAGGAGTGGAATTTATCGACCGCGGGTATGATCATCTCGTGTCCAATTTGCGCAATCTTGGCGCCGATGTATGGCGTCAGGTGGAATAAATCGATTCTGTTGGGGTAAAGATAGGTTAATAATAGATTGATATGGGCACAATCCATACAGAACGAGATTTCTATTTCTACGATATATCAACCTATGATGAAGAATTGGCTGCCTCTGGCCCACCATCTTCTCATCTTCATTCCGTCCACGATTTCTTTCCGGTGAAACAGCCCATCAATACAATGACATAGATAAAAGAACAACTGCTGTATTCCCGAGTTGAATAAGGGAAATGGACTTATTGATACGACATTGTCCGCATTTTATAACAGAATAGGAGTTGTATTCATGGATTTACAAATTTCCGATTTGGAAACGAAAAAGTTGACCGAATTGTACAAGCTGGCGAAGGAGTTCCAAATTCCGGGTTACGGTCAATTGAAGAAAAAAGAATTGATTTTCGCGATTTTGCGTGCGCAAGCGGAGCAGGGCGGCTACATGTTCATGGAGGGCGTTCTTGACATTTTGCCGGAAGGCTTCGGCTTCCTTCGGCCGATTAACTATTTGCCGAGCGCGGAAGATATTTATATCTCACAGTCGCAAATTCGTAGATTCGATCTGAGAACGGGGGATGTCGTTTCAGGCAAGTGCCGTCCTCCGAAAGAGAATGAGCGCTACTTCGGTCTGCTGCAGATCAATGCCGTGAATGGTGAAAATCCAGAAGATGCCGCGCAACGGCTGCACTTCCCTGCATTAACTCCTCTTTATCCGCAGAAGAAGCTGGTGCTCGAAACTTCCCCATCCCGCATTTCAACACGGATTATGGATTTGATTGCTCCTGTCGGCTTGGGACAGCGCGGCTTAATCGTCGCACCGCCTAAGGCCGGTAAGACGCTTCTCCTCAAAGAAATCGCGAACAGCATCTCGGAGAATAATCCTGAAATTGAGCTGTTCGTGCTTCTGATCGACGAGCGTCCGGAAGAAGTAACCGACATGCAGCGTTCCGTCAAGGGCGAAGTCGTGGCATCCACATTCGATGAAGTGCCAGAAAATCATATCAAGGTCGCCGAACTGGTGCTTGAGCGTGCCCTTCGTCTCGTAGAGCACAAGAAGGACGTAGTCATCCTGCTGGACAGCATCACCCGGCTGGCTCGGGCATATAACCTGGTTATTCCGCCATCGGGCCGGACGCTGTCGGGCGGTATCGATCCGGCTTCCTTCCATCGTCCGAAGCGATTCTTCGGCTCGGCGCGTAACATCGAGGAAGGCGGCAGCTTGACCATTCTGGCGACGGCTCTGGTCGAGACCGGGTCGCGCATGGATGATATCATCTACGAGGAATTCAAAGGCACGGGCAACATGGAGCTGCATCTGGATCGCAAATTGGCGGAACGCCGTATTTTCCCGGCCATCGATATCCGACGCTCCGGCACGCGCCGGGAGGAGATGCTGCTGTCGAAGGAAGAGCTCGACAAGCTGTGGATGATTCGGAAAAATATGAACGAAACGCCGGAGTTCATCGATCAATTCCTGAAGAAGCTGCGTGATACGAAGACGAACACGGAATTCTTGGCTACCTTGGATACGAACGGCAACACGCCGACGCCGACGCGCCGCACCCGGAGCACTTCGGTCAGCTGATAGAGAGCGGCTGAGACAGCTTCACCGGGCTGGCTGTCTGACGCGCTGGCTCTTCCCGATGCGCTACTTTCCGGTTGCGCTGTTGGGCGGGCCGTGCTATAATTCATTATTGTTCTATATAACTCTGGGCACGCAAAGGGCTCAGGGCGGAAAGAAGGTGAATTCGAATGAAAGAAGCGATTCAACCCAAATACCACATTACAACGGTAACTTGCGCATGCGGCAATACGTTCGAAACAGGTTCGGTTAAGGAAAACCTGAAGGTAGAGGTGTGCTCGGCTTGCCATCCGTTCTTCACAGGCAAACAGAAGTTTCTTGATGCAGGCGGTCGTGTGGATAGATTTAAGAAGAAATATGGCATGTAATACGTTAAATATAGACTCTCTTGCTGGTGATGGCGAGGGGGTTTATTTTTTATGCAGACGTACTGGTTGTCGCGTACAGCATCATTATCGGCTTCGGTTGAACAACATGCATATAGGAGGATCTGCGCAGTGCGGCTTCATTAGCACAGCCGGAACGCTGGTGTCATGGGGCTTCAGAGATGCCGAAGCCGATGCGGAGAATGAACCGGCGGAGGACTGGGAAGCTGTAAACAATTTACTTTGGTTGCACTTTCGGCACAGATCGTCTATACTAAGTTATGCCGTGCTAGACGGGGAGGTAGCGGTGCCCTGTAACTCGCAATCCGCTATAGCGAGGTTGAATTCCTGTTAGAGGTTTTGTTGATGTGAGGCTTGGTATTCGTCTTTGGTGTTGACGGCCGGGTCCTTCGCAATGGATACCTATGAATCTGGTCAGGTCCGGAAGGAAGCAGCCATAAGTAGGGTTTTTCATGTGCCGGAGGGAAGCCTGACCTGAGCTGTAAGACGAAGGTGCCGCTCGGATCACAATTATCAATAACAGGTGCACGGTTCCATATCGAATATCCAACACCGAGCGAATCGGTGTTTTTTGTTCTCCATTTATGAATATATGCTCAAATATTAATAATAAGGCAGGATTTTTTTTGCGTTTACGGAATACTATAGGTATCTCCCGGCTTCAGAGGGAGCGGTAGAGATGGGCGCAATAATACGATGAGGTGAGCCTATGACGGAATTGAATCAGTCCCTTGGTTCTCAGCAAGCGTGTACCCTCTCCTCTGCCGGATCGACAGAGGGCCAGGATCAGGAGCAAGGGAAGCTGAATTTGCTGCAGCAATTTGCGGGTGCTTTTTTGAAGGACGTCAATCTGGGCATCCTGCTTCTCGATGTCCAGTTCCGCCTGGTGGATATTAGCGAAATGGCGTGCCGGATTCTCGGATGGGTGAAGCCCGAAGTGCTGCATCGCCGGGTCAATGACCTGTTCGGCGAGATGCCGACGGAGTATCATCTTGTGCAGCGGTCGCTTCTGGAAGGTGTCGTTACACAAAATCATGCCGTCTCCTGGACCAACGGATCGGATCGCTATGATCTGCTGATGGACTCGAACGTGCTGCGGGATGAACAGGGCCAGATTGTTGGCGCTTACGTGTTGTTCAAGGATGTGTCCAATCTGCGCTCGCTGGAAGAGCAAGTGCAGCGGAGCGACAGGCTGGCCATGATCGGGCAGATCGCGGCCGGAACGGCTCACGAGATACGGAACCCGCTCACCTCGATCAAGGGCTTCCTGCAAATGTTCAAGAAGAAGCTCGGCGAGCATGGCATGATCAAGGAAGTGCATTACACCGATATTATGCTGACCGAGATTAACCGGATTAACGAGCTGGTCGGCGAGTTCCTGTTGCTGAGCAAGCCGAAGCATCTTACGATAGAGCGGGTGAATCTCCACCAGGTGCTGGGCGAGATTCTGCCCATCATTCAGAATGAGGCGGTACTGCATGCGGTTCAAGTCAACTACAAGGCGGACGAGCCGCTGCCTCTAATCATCGGCGACCGCGAGCTGCTCAAGCAGGTGTTCATTAATATTGCCAAAAACGGTATCGAGGCGGTGAGCGAAGGCGGCGTGTTGAATGTGACAGCGAGACGGGATGACGAGAGCAAGCGGGTGCTGATCGAGATTCAGGATTCGGGTCCGGGAATCCCATGTTACATTATCGACAAAATATTCGATCCGTTCTTCACGACCAAGGCGAACGGTACAGGTCTAGGATTGTCTGTCTGCCAGCGCATTATTCATGATCTGGGCGGTTCGATACGGGTATCAAGCAAAGGCTATGGCACGACATTCACCCTTTACTTCCCGTTCCCTTTGCCATAAACGCTGGGATTTTCGAACATAATAGGAGTCATGAACAGCCGTTTTCCTGATTGCCAAAGAGAGGGAATGGCTGTTTTTTTACAATTTGTGATATAGTATAATAAGAAAAACGCTCTCGAGGTTACAGCATGGGACATATTGCATTGTATCGCGCTTGGCGGCCACAGTCATTCGGTGACATGGTCGGACAACAGCATATCATTCAGACATTGCAAAACTCGCTGCGTGAGCGGCGATTTTCGCATGCCTACCTTTTCAGTGGTCCCCGGGGAACCGGCAAGACCACTGCTGCAAAGATCATGGCCAAAGCGGTCAACTGCGAACAGGGACCCGGTCCAGAGCCCTGCAATGAATGCGAAGCCTGCCGGCGCATCACCGCCGGTGCGGTCATGGATGTCGTCGAGATTGACGCCGCATCCAACCGGGGCGTAGAAGAAATTCGCGATCTTCGGGAAAAGGTCAAATACGCGCCTTCCGAGGTCCGCCACAAAGTGTATATTATTGATGAGGTTCACATGTTGACGACGGAGGCCTTCAACGCGCTGCTCAAGACGCTGGAGGAACCTCCTGCCCATGTCATGTTCATTCTGGCCACGACGGAGCCTCACCGCCTGCCGGCGACTATCATCTCCCGGTGCCAGCGGTTTGATTTCCGCAGAGTGACGCTGGAGGAACAGGTTGCCCGACTGGAGCAAGTGTGCAGGGATGAGGGGATTGAGGCAGACCGGGACAGTCTCACCTATATCGCGAAGCTGTCGGATGGCGGCATGCGCGATGCGATCAGCCTGCTCGATCAGGCGGCATCCTTCACCGATGGACGTCTTGACTATCGGCAAGTCCTGGACATCACCGGCGGCATACCGGAGGAGCAGTTCGCGGATATCGCCCGTGCCGTTCAAGCGGGGGATGTAGGATCCGTGCTGGCCACGGTGGAGTCGATGATGCAGGAAGGGAAGAGCGCGGACAAGTGCATGGAGAGTCTGCTCTACTTTTTCCGGGATCTGCTGATGATGAAGATGGTGCCGGACGGAGAAGGGCTGACGGATCGGCTAACGCGTGTGGAAGCGTTCCGGGAGATGGCCGATGCTTTTGAAGCGGCGAGCCTATTCCAGATTATCGACACATTGAACCGGTATCAGACAGACATGAAATATGCGGTGCAACCGCAAACGTTATTCGAGGTAGCCTTGCTGCAGTTAGCCGTGCAGAACCAACCGGGGGCGCTGAGCAGCCAACCGGAGGCGGGAACGGCTGAAAGGCAGGCTGATCGTTCCGATGCGGTGGGATCTTCTTCCGTCGTGCAACAATTGCAGCGTCAAGTTGCGTCATTAGAAGCGAAGCTGAATGAATTGGCGAAGGCAAGAGTACCGGATGGGCGGTCAGACGGCGGACAAGCCGAACGGAGCCCAGCGGCCACCAGAGCGCCTGCGCGGGTGTCGCGGATGGCGAAGCAGCCGCCTCACTTCGAACGGTATACTGCCTCGAAGGATTCCGCTGACTCGAACCGCATCCGCTCCAATTGGGGGCAGGTGCTGCAGCGGGTGAAGGAAGCCGGCGTCACGATTCACGCTTGGCTTGTTAATGGGGAGCCGGTATCGGCACTGGAAGATCGGGTGCTGGTCGCCTTCAAAAATACGATTCACCGGGATACGACCGAGAAGCCCAATAACAAGCAGGTGATTGAGCGCGTCTTGTCCGAAGTGTTCGGCAAGCCATATCAGCTCGATACGATGATGCTGAAGGATTGGGAAGAGGCGGCGGAGAAGTCTGCCGGAGAGAAGGAAGAGCCGGCGTTCCGGCTGGAGCCGGAAGGTTCCGAAGCGGAACCGGCACAAGAACCTTGGATTGACGAGGCGCTTCACATGTTCGGGGAAGACCTCGTTGTCATAAAAGAGTAATTATATTATTCTATGTAAAAAAGGAGAAATTACAGCGATGAACAATATGAATCAAATGATGAAACAGGTTAAAAAGATGCAAGAGCAAATGCTGAAGGCCCAGGAGCAGTTGGCTGACAAGAAAATAATTGGTACCTCCGGCGGCGGCGCAGTCACCGTTGAAGTGAACGGCCACAAGAAAGTGCTCAGCATTACGCTTAAGCCTGAAGTCGTTGATCCGGAAGATATCGAAATGCTTCAAGATCTCGTAATTACCGCTGTCAATGACGCGCTGACCAAAGCAGAAGATATGGCTAATGACGATATGGCCAAATTTACAGGCGGTATGAAAATTCCTGGCTTGTTCTAATAAGGCGACATGTTCGGCATATACCATTTGGTATATGCCCTTCTGTTATTGTAGAGGACGTTCAAAAAGTCGGCTTCGAGTTGTTGCGGCCTTACGTGCTGAAAACCGGTATTTTTGAACATGCCCTATAGGAGCGGAGATTTCGATCTTGCGGAGTCTGTCGCGCAGATAGCCGGTCGCGAGAAGCGGCGTCTGCATCCTATGCCATTGAAAAGGAGAGGCAGCCTTGTATTATCCAGAACCGATCGCGAAGTTGATCGAGGCATTTTCCCGCTTGCCGGGCATCGGGCCCAAGACGGCTGCCCGCCTTGCGTTCCAT
Proteins encoded in this region:
- the rho gene encoding transcription termination factor Rho, whose product is MDLQISDLETKKLTELYKLAKEFQIPGYGQLKKKELIFAILRAQAEQGGYMFMEGVLDILPEGFGFLRPINYLPSAEDIYISQSQIRRFDLRTGDVVSGKCRPPKENERYFGLLQINAVNGENPEDAAQRLHFPALTPLYPQKKLVLETSPSRISTRIMDLIAPVGLGQRGLIVAPPKAGKTLLLKEIANSISENNPEIELFVLLIDERPEEVTDMQRSVKGEVVASTFDEVPENHIKVAELVLERALRLVEHKKDVVILLDSITRLARAYNLVIPPSGRTLSGGIDPASFHRPKRFFGSARNIEEGGSLTILATALVETGSRMDDIIYEEFKGTGNMELHLDRKLAERRIFPAIDIRRSGTRREEMLLSKEELDKLWMIRKNMNETPEFIDQFLKKLRDTKTNTEFLATLDTNGNTPTPTRRTRSTSVS
- the rpmE gene encoding 50S ribosomal protein L31 produces the protein MKEAIQPKYHITTVTCACGNTFETGSVKENLKVEVCSACHPFFTGKQKFLDAGGRVDRFKKKYGM
- a CDS encoding ATP-binding protein translates to MTELNQSLGSQQACTLSSAGSTEGQDQEQGKLNLLQQFAGAFLKDVNLGILLLDVQFRLVDISEMACRILGWVKPEVLHRRVNDLFGEMPTEYHLVQRSLLEGVVTQNHAVSWTNGSDRYDLLMDSNVLRDEQGQIVGAYVLFKDVSNLRSLEEQVQRSDRLAMIGQIAAGTAHEIRNPLTSIKGFLQMFKKKLGEHGMIKEVHYTDIMLTEINRINELVGEFLLLSKPKHLTIERVNLHQVLGEILPIIQNEAVLHAVQVNYKADEPLPLIIGDRELLKQVFINIAKNGIEAVSEGGVLNVTARRDDESKRVLIEIQDSGPGIPCYIIDKIFDPFFTTKANGTGLGLSVCQRIIHDLGGSIRVSSKGYGTTFTLYFPFPLP
- the dnaX gene encoding DNA polymerase III subunit gamma/tau; amino-acid sequence: MGHIALYRAWRPQSFGDMVGQQHIIQTLQNSLRERRFSHAYLFSGPRGTGKTTAAKIMAKAVNCEQGPGPEPCNECEACRRITAGAVMDVVEIDAASNRGVEEIRDLREKVKYAPSEVRHKVYIIDEVHMLTTEAFNALLKTLEEPPAHVMFILATTEPHRLPATIISRCQRFDFRRVTLEEQVARLEQVCRDEGIEADRDSLTYIAKLSDGGMRDAISLLDQAASFTDGRLDYRQVLDITGGIPEEQFADIARAVQAGDVGSVLATVESMMQEGKSADKCMESLLYFFRDLLMMKMVPDGEGLTDRLTRVEAFREMADAFEAASLFQIIDTLNRYQTDMKYAVQPQTLFEVALLQLAVQNQPGALSSQPEAGTAERQADRSDAVGSSSVVQQLQRQVASLEAKLNELAKARVPDGRSDGGQAERSPAATRAPARVSRMAKQPPHFERYTASKDSADSNRIRSNWGQVLQRVKEAGVTIHAWLVNGEPVSALEDRVLVAFKNTIHRDTTEKPNNKQVIERVLSEVFGKPYQLDTMMLKDWEEAAEKSAGEKEEPAFRLEPEGSEAEPAQEPWIDEALHMFGEDLVVIKE
- a CDS encoding YbaB/EbfC family nucleoid-associated protein; this translates as MNNMNQMMKQVKKMQEQMLKAQEQLADKKIIGTSGGGAVTVEVNGHKKVLSITLKPEVVDPEDIEMLQDLVITAVNDALTKAEDMANDDMAKFTGGMKIPGLF